One Solanum pennellii chromosome 9, SPENNV200 DNA segment encodes these proteins:
- the LOC107030024 gene encoding uncharacterized protein LOC107030024 produces the protein MNAPVLGAQTSGKPLILYIASQERSLWALLAQENDAKKEQALYYLSRTLIGVELNYTPIEKMCLALLYAIKKLRHYFEAYTIKLISRADPVKFIMTRPVLSGRLARLSIFFNQYEIIYTPQKSVKGKALAIFLADHPLPGKWETSDEFPNEDAFFTKELSAWTMFFDGSARRDGAGVGVVLIYPEQLILPILFVLGETCSNNDAEYQASIVGLEMASYMKIPELDVYGDSQLIINQLLESNEVEKKDLLSYHQYSTFLLERFDQIFSNHVPREQKRMAGALANLATTMALGENETTKVCICHRWVVLIFKSMKAIIYSFEWLKKKIGEKPLIEYLELGRLPEDP, from the coding sequence ATGAATGCACCTGTATTAGGGGCACAAACTTCTGGAAAGCCATTGATACTATACATTGCATCGCAAGAGCGATCACTTTGGGCACTTCTTGCTCAGGAGAATGATGCTAAGAAGGAACAAGCATTGTACTATCTAAGTCGGACCTTGATAGGAGTTGAGTTGAATTATACGCCCATAGAGAAGATGTGCTTAGCATTGCTTTATGCAATTAAAAAATTGAGGCATTATTTTGAAGCGTACACTATCAAGCTAATTTCTCGAGCTGACCCCGTGAAGTTCATAATGACTCGACCAGTTCTCTCAGGACGTCTAGCAAGATtgtctatattttttaatcaatatgaGATCATATACACACCTCAAAAATCTGTGAAGGGGAAAGCACTTGCTATTTTCCTTGCTGATCACCCTCTTCCGGGAAAATGGGAAACTTCAGATGAGTTCCCGAACGAAGATGCATTTTTTACTAAAGAGTTGTCGGCATGGACAATGTTCTTTGATGGATCTGCACGTCGAGATGGAGCAGGGGTAGGAGTGGTGTTGATATATCCAGAACAACTAATCTTACCAATCTTATTTGTTCTAGGTGAAACATGTTCAAACAATGATGCAGAATACCAAGCTTCGATTGTGGGCCTTGAAATGGCATCATATATGAAGATTCCTGAATTGGATGTCTACGGTGACTCTCAATTGATCATCAATCAACTCTTAGAGAGTAACGAGGTAGAGAAGAAAGATCTTTTATCATATCACCAATATTCTACTTTCTTACTTGAAAGGTTTGATCAAATATTCTCAAATCACGTCCCTAGAGAACAAAAACGCATGGCAGGTGCTTTGGCTAACTTGGCTACAACAATGGCACTCGGAGAAAATGAGACAACAAAGGTGTGTATATGTCATCGATGGGTTGTCTTGATCTTCAAATCGATGAAAGCCATCATATATTCGTTCGAgtggttgaagaagaagattggAGAAAAACCACTGATTGAGTATCTTGAACTTGGAAGACTGCCTGAGGATCCATGA